From the Amycolatopsis thermoflava N1165 genome, one window contains:
- a CDS encoding DUF3090 domain-containing protein has translation MARVIHVFRQPDRFVAGTVGEPGDRTFYLQATEDVRTVSVTIEKQQVQVLAERLSSLLEEIVARFGAEVPETVPDDLVDVDPLEVPVEEEFRVGTMGLGWDAETSAVVIELLAMTEGEVDETVVLDDTEEGPDAVRVFLSPAAARAFAERADRVVRAGRKPCPLCGEPLDPEGHICPRQNGYRRNTDLADES, from the coding sequence ATGGCTCGTGTAATCCACGTCTTCCGCCAGCCCGACCGGTTCGTCGCAGGGACCGTCGGGGAACCGGGCGACCGCACTTTCTACCTGCAGGCCACCGAGGACGTCCGAACGGTGAGCGTGACGATCGAGAAGCAGCAGGTGCAGGTGCTCGCCGAGCGCCTGTCCTCGCTGCTGGAGGAGATCGTCGCGCGGTTCGGCGCCGAGGTGCCCGAAACCGTGCCCGACGACCTCGTCGACGTGGACCCGCTCGAGGTCCCGGTCGAGGAGGAGTTCCGGGTCGGCACGATGGGCCTCGGCTGGGACGCCGAGACCAGCGCGGTCGTGATCGAGCTGCTCGCGATGACCGAGGGCGAGGTCGACGAGACCGTCGTGCTCGACGACACCGAGGAGGGCCCGGACGCGGTGCGCGTGTTCCTCAGCCCCGCCGCGGCGCGGGCGTTCGCCGAGCGCGCCGACCGGGTCGTGCGCGCCGGGCGCAAGCCGTGTCCGCTGTGCGGCGAGCCGCTCGACCCGGAGGGCCACATCTGCCCGCGGCAGAACGGCTACCGGCGCAACACCGACCTGGCCGACGAGAGCTAG
- a CDS encoding Asp23/Gls24 family envelope stress response protein, with amino-acid sequence MTVEAPERRGTTVVADRAVERIAEQVITGLDGVGGAARRVLGLAVGSGDPEQPANVTARVRNGRVSLAVELSVGYPAPVARTTRAARERLVREVGELTGLVVERVDITVTALHSDRSRERSLA; translated from the coding sequence GTGACCGTCGAAGCGCCGGAGCGGCGCGGCACCACGGTCGTGGCCGACCGGGCGGTGGAGCGCATCGCGGAACAGGTGATCACAGGGCTGGACGGGGTCGGGGGCGCGGCCCGCCGGGTGCTCGGCCTCGCGGTGGGCAGCGGTGATCCGGAGCAGCCCGCCAACGTCACCGCCCGCGTGCGGAACGGCCGGGTCAGCCTGGCCGTCGAGCTGTCGGTCGGCTACCCGGCGCCGGTCGCCCGCACCACGCGAGCGGCGCGGGAACGATTGGTGCGGGAGGTCGGCGAGCTGACCGGGCTGGTGGTGGAGCGGGTGGACATCACGGTGACCGCGCTGCACAGCGACCGGTCGCGGGAGAGGAGCCTGGCATGA
- a CDS encoding RNA polymerase sigma factor, with product MTAGTGLGEVLDDATLVARARDGDVRAYEQLVRRYQGPMYRLALRMLAAAGDAEDVVQEVFLTVWRRLEQLQDDGAFVGWLYRSTTNRCLNVIRARRPVTDVDPDDTETPRGDARPERAAEVSAQMAALTTALAGLTPEQRACWLLREVHGRSYEEIAEAVSASPTAVRGRIARARAQLAEVMRPWR from the coding sequence GTGACGGCCGGGACCGGCCTCGGCGAGGTCCTGGACGACGCGACGCTGGTCGCGCGGGCCAGGGACGGCGACGTGCGCGCCTACGAGCAGCTGGTGCGCCGCTACCAGGGCCCGATGTACCGGCTCGCGCTGCGCATGCTCGCCGCCGCCGGTGACGCCGAAGACGTGGTCCAGGAGGTGTTCCTGACCGTGTGGCGCCGCCTGGAGCAGCTCCAGGACGACGGCGCCTTCGTCGGCTGGCTGTACCGCTCGACCACGAACCGCTGCCTCAACGTGATCCGCGCCCGCCGCCCGGTCACCGACGTCGACCCGGACGACACCGAAACCCCGCGCGGCGACGCCCGGCCCGAGCGCGCCGCCGAGGTGAGCGCCCAGATGGCGGCCCTGACCACGGCACTGGCCGGGCTGACCCCGGAGCAGCGGGCATGCTGGCTGCTGCGCGAGGTGCACGGCCGGTCCTACGAGGAGATCGCGGAGGCCGTGTCGGCCTCGCCCACCGCGGTCCGCGGGCGCATCGCGCGGGCCCGCGCGCAACTGGCGGAGGTGATGCGGCCATGGCGCTAG
- a CDS encoding DHA2 family efflux MFS transporter permease subunit, with translation MSLDQPAARSRWLALAVLSAQTLMIVLDQTIVNVALPAIRDDLGFTPSNLSWVVNAYLIPFGGLLLLAGRLGDLAGRRHVFLAGMAVFTLASLLAGLAWNPETLMAARFLQGAGGAASTAVALGMVVRLFPEPAERAKALGTFSFVQAAGGSIGSIAGGVLTQALSWHWIFLINLPIGLLAGAVALRVLENDRGVGLRAGADWLGAALVTAALMLGVYTIVEVESHGWASAHTIGFGALSLVLLAAFGLRQSRARDPLLPPRIFASRGLTGANLTMALLVSAMFGFQFLVVLYLRQVLGLSAQATGLAMVPIAATIALVSLVISPRLSTRFGDYQVLLAGLVLIGGGLAWLAQVRPDGGYASDVLGPTVAMGIGFGLAMPALMGLGMRDAAAEDTGLASGLFNTTQQVAGALGLSVLAVLAATRTGSLTGVRPEVALTSGYHLAFWVGTGLVAAALAVAALMLRPGVAARRTGEPGATVPDRALPQL, from the coding sequence ATGTCCCTCGATCAGCCGGCAGCACGCTCGCGGTGGCTCGCGCTCGCCGTGCTGTCCGCGCAGACGCTCATGATCGTGCTCGACCAGACGATCGTGAACGTCGCCCTGCCCGCGATCCGCGACGACCTCGGCTTCACGCCGTCGAACCTGTCCTGGGTCGTCAACGCCTACCTGATCCCGTTCGGCGGGCTGCTGCTGCTCGCCGGCCGCCTCGGCGACCTGGCAGGCCGCCGGCACGTCTTCCTCGCCGGGATGGCCGTGTTCACGCTGGCCTCGCTGCTCGCCGGGCTCGCCTGGAACCCGGAAACCCTGATGGCCGCGCGGTTCCTGCAGGGCGCGGGCGGCGCCGCCTCGACCGCGGTCGCGCTCGGCATGGTCGTCCGGCTGTTCCCGGAGCCGGCCGAACGCGCCAAGGCGCTGGGCACGTTCAGCTTCGTGCAGGCCGCGGGCGGCTCGATCGGCAGCATCGCCGGTGGCGTGCTGACCCAGGCGCTGAGCTGGCATTGGATCTTCCTGATCAACCTGCCGATCGGCCTGCTCGCCGGCGCGGTCGCGTTGCGGGTGCTGGAGAACGACCGCGGCGTCGGGCTGCGCGCCGGTGCCGACTGGCTCGGCGCGGCGCTGGTGACCGCCGCGCTGATGCTCGGCGTCTACACCATCGTCGAGGTCGAGTCCCACGGGTGGGCCTCGGCGCACACGATCGGTTTCGGCGCGCTGTCGCTGGTGCTGCTGGCCGCGTTCGGGTTGCGCCAGTCCCGGGCCCGCGACCCGCTGCTGCCGCCGCGGATCTTCGCCTCGCGCGGCCTGACCGGGGCGAACCTGACGATGGCGCTGCTGGTGTCGGCGATGTTCGGGTTCCAGTTCCTCGTCGTGCTCTACCTGCGGCAGGTGCTGGGGCTCAGCGCGCAGGCGACCGGGCTGGCGATGGTGCCGATCGCCGCGACGATCGCGCTGGTGTCGCTGGTCATCTCGCCGCGGCTGTCCACCCGCTTCGGCGACTACCAGGTGCTGCTGGCCGGGCTGGTGCTGATCGGCGGCGGGCTCGCCTGGCTGGCTCAGGTGCGCCCGGACGGCGGCTACGCGAGCGACGTGCTCGGGCCGACCGTGGCGATGGGAATCGGGTTCGGCCTGGCCATGCCCGCGCTGATGGGGCTGGGCATGCGGGACGCCGCCGCCGAGGACACCGGTCTCGCCTCCGGGCTGTTCAACACCACGCAGCAGGTGGCGGGCGCGCTGGGGCTGTCGGTGCTGGCGGTGCTCGCCGCGACCCGCACCGGGTCGCTGACCGGGGTGCGACCGGAGGTGGCGCTCACCTCCGGCTACCACCTCGCCTTCTGGGTCGGCACCGGTCTCGTGGCCGCCGCCCTGGCTGTGGCCGCGCTGATGCTGCGCCCCGGCGTGGCGGCGCGACGAACGGGTGAACCCGGCGCTACCGTCCCGGATCGTGCGCTCCCACAGCTATGA
- a CDS encoding NfeD family protein, producing MTPALVWLIVAIVLMAAEVLSGDFFLLMLGLGALFGAGAALITGNIVVDAVVFAIASGALIFLARPALKRRFLTGTGHRTNTEALIGARAVVVSVVDGHSGRVKLAGDVWSARSIADGQRIEPGTTVTVVEIAGATAVVAPEP from the coding sequence ATGACACCGGCGCTCGTCTGGCTGATCGTCGCCATCGTCCTGATGGCCGCCGAAGTGCTGTCCGGCGACTTCTTCCTGCTGATGCTCGGCCTCGGCGCGTTGTTCGGGGCCGGCGCGGCGCTGATCACCGGCAACATCGTCGTCGACGCGGTCGTGTTCGCGATCGCGTCCGGCGCGTTGATCTTCCTGGCCCGGCCCGCGCTCAAGCGCCGGTTCCTGACCGGGACGGGTCACCGCACCAACACCGAGGCCCTGATCGGCGCCAGGGCCGTGGTCGTGTCCGTTGTGGACGGCCACTCCGGGCGTGTCAAGTTGGCCGGCGACGTGTGGTCCGCACGGTCCATCGCCGACGGTCAGCGAATCGAACCCGGCACGACCGTGACCGTGGTAGAGATAGCGGGCGCCACGGCCGTGGTGGCGCCCGAGCCGTAA
- a CDS encoding TIGR03668 family PPOX class F420-dependent oxidoreductase, with protein MRLDPAEARARFVAARVARLATVSADGQPHLVPVTFAVSGDEIVFAVDHKPKSTHALRRLANIAANPAVTFLADAYDEDWTRLWWARADGTATVVESAAGAVDLLQAKYEQYARRPPEGPVVITQVTRWSGWTGTAE; from the coding sequence GTGCGGCTTGATCCGGCGGAGGCGCGGGCGCGGTTCGTGGCGGCCCGGGTGGCGCGGCTGGCGACCGTGTCGGCGGACGGGCAGCCGCACCTGGTGCCGGTGACGTTCGCGGTGTCCGGGGACGAGATCGTGTTCGCGGTCGACCACAAGCCGAAGTCGACGCACGCGCTGCGGCGGCTGGCGAACATCGCGGCGAACCCCGCGGTGACCTTCCTGGCCGACGCCTACGACGAGGACTGGACCCGGTTGTGGTGGGCGCGGGCCGACGGCACCGCGACCGTCGTGGAGTCCGCCGCCGGCGCGGTGGACCTGCTGCAGGCGAAGTACGAGCAGTACGCGCGGCGGCCGCCGGAGGGCCCGGTGGTGATCACCCAGGTGACGCGCTGGAGCGGCTGGACCGGAACCGCCGAGTGA
- a CDS encoding DUF6286 domain-containing protein — MIRRSRRSLLASVVALAGVVACALVATSAVQLLLGERPVLDYDAVAARLHATRWEALPVAIGGGVLAALGLLVLLAAVLPGRALVLPLSGGSSAPVKAGASRRSITGSLRSAAESADGVESAKVRLRRRSVTAKVRGSRLAADDVASQVRQAVEDQLDRIGPARRPRVKVHVRRTP; from the coding sequence ATGATCCGCCGGTCCCGGCGCAGCCTCCTGGCCTCGGTGGTGGCGCTGGCCGGGGTGGTCGCGTGCGCGCTGGTGGCGACCAGCGCGGTGCAGCTTCTGCTGGGCGAGCGGCCGGTGCTGGACTACGACGCCGTCGCGGCGCGGCTGCACGCCACGCGCTGGGAAGCGCTTCCCGTGGCGATCGGCGGCGGCGTGCTCGCCGCGCTGGGCCTGCTGGTGCTGCTGGCGGCGGTGCTGCCCGGCCGCGCGCTCGTACTGCCCCTGTCGGGGGGAAGCAGTGCGCCGGTCAAGGCCGGGGCGAGCCGCCGCAGCATCACCGGCAGCCTGCGGTCGGCGGCCGAGTCCGCCGACGGGGTGGAGTCGGCGAAGGTGCGGCTGCGGCGGCGCAGCGTCACCGCGAAGGTGCGGGGCAGCCGGCTGGCCGCCGACGACGTGGCGAGCCAGGTGCGGCAGGCGGTCGAGGACCAGCTGGACCGCATCGGCCCGGCGCGGCGGCCGCGGGTGAAGGTGCACGTGCGGAGGACGCCATGA
- a CDS encoding SCO1664 family protein: MAPPVGPADPHARELLTRGRLTVEGRLVDASNVTLFCSVELDGLSAQAVYKPVSGERPLWDFPDGTLAGREVATALLSEAAGLGRVPPTVLRDGPFGEGMVQLWVETGDEELIDVRSPKDVPDDWRIVLHAHDRAGEPAVLAHADHPGMRDLAVLDIIANNTDRKGGHVLVGTDGTVYGVDHGICLHAEPKLRTVLWGWVGDPLPAETLEKLRALPEKIRGDLGEQLAPHLTKLEISAIAERAEMLVATGVFPEPGDDWRAIPWPLF; this comes from the coding sequence GTGGCCCCACCGGTCGGTCCAGCCGATCCGCACGCCAGGGAGTTGCTCACGCGCGGCCGCCTGACCGTCGAAGGCCGCCTGGTCGACGCCTCGAACGTCACGCTGTTCTGCTCGGTCGAGCTGGACGGGCTCTCCGCACAGGCGGTGTACAAGCCGGTGTCCGGCGAGCGGCCGCTGTGGGACTTCCCGGACGGCACGCTCGCCGGGCGCGAGGTCGCCACCGCCCTGCTGTCCGAGGCCGCCGGCCTGGGCCGGGTGCCGCCGACGGTGCTGCGCGACGGCCCGTTCGGCGAGGGCATGGTGCAGCTGTGGGTGGAGACCGGCGACGAGGAGCTGATCGACGTCCGGTCGCCGAAGGACGTGCCGGACGACTGGCGCATCGTGCTGCACGCCCACGACCGGGCCGGTGAGCCCGCGGTGCTCGCGCACGCCGACCACCCGGGCATGCGGGACCTCGCGGTCCTGGACATCATCGCCAACAACACCGACCGCAAGGGCGGGCACGTGCTGGTCGGCACCGACGGCACGGTGTACGGCGTCGACCACGGCATCTGCCTGCACGCCGAGCCGAAGCTGCGCACGGTGCTGTGGGGCTGGGTGGGCGACCCGCTGCCCGCCGAGACGCTGGAGAAGCTGCGCGCGCTGCCGGAGAAGATCCGCGGCGACCTGGGCGAGCAGCTCGCGCCGCACCTGACGAAGCTGGAGATCAGCGCCATCGCCGAGCGCGCGGAGATGCTCGTGGCCACCGGCGTGTTCCCCGAACCCGGCGACGACTGGCGCGCCATCCCCTGGCCGCTGTTCTGA
- a CDS encoding Asp23/Gls24 family envelope stress response protein, producing the protein MSTGTEEKATAVSKPATSSLVTSQGTTTIASTVVQKIAGLAAREIPGVYDLGGGAARAFNALRERIPGASGSVGQGVSVEVGEKQAAVDLQIVVEYGVSIADLAQAVRANAIGAIEQMTGLEVVEVNITVNDVHLPDDDEPQGGAPARVQ; encoded by the coding sequence ATGAGCACCGGAACCGAGGAGAAGGCCACCGCGGTGAGCAAGCCGGCGACGAGTTCGCTGGTGACCAGCCAGGGCACCACGACGATCGCGAGCACGGTGGTGCAGAAGATCGCCGGGCTGGCGGCGCGGGAGATCCCGGGCGTGTACGACCTGGGCGGCGGCGCGGCGCGGGCGTTCAACGCGCTGCGCGAGCGCATCCCGGGCGCCAGCGGCAGCGTCGGCCAGGGCGTGTCGGTCGAGGTCGGGGAGAAGCAGGCCGCGGTGGACCTGCAGATCGTCGTCGAGTACGGGGTGTCCATCGCCGACCTGGCGCAGGCGGTGCGGGCCAACGCGATCGGCGCGATCGAGCAGATGACCGGGCTGGAGGTCGTCGAGGTCAACATCACCGTCAACGACGTGCACCTGCCCGACGACGACGAGCCCCAGGGCGGCGCGCCCGCGCGGGTGCAGTGA
- a CDS encoding winged helix-turn-helix transcriptional regulator: protein MAADTASPVTEACPIVEVLDHVAGKWAIGILVTAAHGPVRFTELEREVEGISRRMLTLTLRKLERDGLLVRTVYPTVPPRVEYTLTDMARELHQTLVGLTSWAEKHRGAIAAARRAYDEQRTAATV from the coding sequence ATGGCTGCTGACACCGCTTCCCCGGTCACCGAGGCTTGCCCCATCGTCGAGGTGCTCGACCACGTCGCCGGCAAGTGGGCGATCGGCATCCTGGTCACCGCCGCGCACGGCCCGGTCCGCTTCACCGAGCTGGAGCGCGAGGTGGAGGGCATCAGCCGCCGCATGCTGACGCTGACGCTGCGCAAACTGGAGCGCGACGGCCTGCTGGTGCGGACCGTGTACCCGACGGTGCCGCCGCGCGTGGAGTACACGCTCACCGACATGGCGCGCGAGCTGCACCAGACGCTGGTCGGGCTGACGTCCTGGGCGGAGAAACACCGGGGCGCGATCGCCGCGGCCCGCCGCGCCTACGACGAGCAGCGGACCGCGGCGACGGTATAG
- a CDS encoding Asp23/Gls24 family envelope stress response protein: protein MHVEWHVEDAVVASVAAHAARAVPGVARLEPGMAGLVRGWGRSRWQQVKGLTPAPADGVGVRRAGDDVEVWVGIATRAGAQAAAVARAVQREVRARLVRDTGVEPGRVSVTVLDVVR, encoded by the coding sequence GTGCACGTCGAGTGGCACGTCGAGGACGCCGTGGTGGCGTCGGTGGCCGCGCACGCCGCCAGGGCGGTGCCGGGTGTGGCCCGGCTCGAACCGGGGATGGCCGGACTGGTGCGCGGCTGGGGCCGGTCCCGGTGGCAGCAGGTCAAGGGACTCACCCCGGCGCCCGCGGACGGTGTCGGCGTGCGGCGCGCCGGGGACGACGTGGAGGTGTGGGTCGGCATCGCCACCCGCGCCGGCGCGCAGGCCGCCGCGGTCGCCAGGGCCGTGCAGCGCGAGGTGCGCGCCCGGCTGGTCCGGGACACCGGCGTCGAACCCGGCCGGGTGTCGGTGACCGTGCTGGACGTCGTCCGATGA
- a CDS encoding S9 family peptidase: MAETAPYGTWTSPISAADVAAAGGGAQWLDVVGDAVWWAEARPVEGGRLTLVRAGQDGAEEMLPPPWNARNRVHEYGGRPWLVIGRTLYFTHWDDQRVYGRDLDSGEVVPVTPEPHVPQGVRYGDLRPGPDGVVWAVRETSTGPRRTDIRRDLVSITGGEVVPLAATHHFLTAPQLSPDGRHAAWLGWEHPDMPWDATELCVAEVRPGGFGPHRVLAGGPGVSVCQVEWAGDGTLLALMDPDGWWNLHRIGLDGAVVNLAPVRRELGGPLWKIGSNWFVPLGGGRHAVLDSGRLAVLDENSGTVTPVAEHLTSWAATLARHGTGVAGIAAGPRHESAVVHVDLGSGAVTELTPPAHPLPPAEYLPVPQERMFPDPDGVEIPAYVYPPANPGFTGPDGERPPYLVHVHGGPTGRVSGDLDLDFAYFTSRGIGIVAVNYGGSVGYGRAYRERLREQWGVVDVRDCASVAEALAAEGTADPARLAIRGGSAGGYTSAASMTSVTTYRAATIKYPILDLAEWTGDGGETHDFESQYVLGLVGPLPQTRERYVERSPLRHAARLAGPVLLLQGLDDQICPPEQADRFVAALSGSGIPHAYLTFEGEQHGFRRAETMIAALEAELSFYGQVFGFATPGVPKLELRS, translated from the coding sequence GTGGCTGAAACCGCGCCGTACGGCACCTGGACCTCCCCCATCTCCGCCGCCGACGTCGCCGCCGCGGGCGGTGGCGCGCAGTGGCTCGACGTCGTGGGCGACGCCGTCTGGTGGGCCGAGGCCCGGCCCGTCGAAGGCGGCAGGCTGACGCTGGTCCGCGCTGGTCAGGACGGTGCGGAGGAGATGCTGCCGCCGCCGTGGAACGCCCGGAACCGGGTGCACGAGTACGGCGGACGGCCGTGGCTGGTGATCGGCCGGACCCTCTACTTCACCCACTGGGACGACCAGCGGGTGTACGGGCGCGACCTGGACAGCGGCGAGGTGGTTCCGGTCACACCGGAGCCGCACGTGCCGCAGGGCGTCCGGTACGGCGACCTCCGGCCAGGTCCGGACGGCGTGGTGTGGGCGGTGCGCGAGACGAGCACCGGGCCGCGGCGCACCGACATCCGCCGCGACCTGGTGTCGATCACCGGTGGCGAAGTGGTGCCGCTGGCGGCGACCCACCACTTCCTGACCGCGCCGCAACTGTCGCCGGACGGCCGGCATGCGGCGTGGCTGGGCTGGGAGCACCCGGACATGCCGTGGGATGCCACCGAGCTGTGCGTGGCCGAGGTGCGGCCCGGCGGGTTCGGCCCACACCGGGTGCTCGCCGGCGGGCCCGGCGTGTCGGTCTGCCAGGTGGAGTGGGCCGGCGACGGCACGCTGCTGGCGCTGATGGACCCGGACGGCTGGTGGAACCTGCACCGGATCGGGCTGGACGGCGCGGTCGTCAACCTCGCGCCGGTGCGGCGGGAGCTGGGCGGGCCGCTGTGGAAGATCGGGTCGAACTGGTTCGTGCCGCTGGGCGGCGGCAGGCACGCCGTGCTCGACTCCGGTCGCCTGGCCGTGCTCGACGAGAACAGCGGAACGGTCACGCCCGTCGCCGAGCACCTGACGAGCTGGGCGGCGACCCTGGCGCGGCACGGGACCGGGGTCGCGGGCATCGCCGCCGGACCGCGCCACGAGAGCGCCGTCGTGCACGTGGACCTCGGCAGCGGCGCGGTGACCGAGCTGACCCCGCCCGCGCACCCGCTGCCGCCCGCGGAGTACCTGCCGGTGCCGCAGGAGCGGATGTTCCCCGACCCGGACGGCGTCGAGATCCCGGCCTACGTCTACCCGCCGGCCAACCCCGGATTCACCGGGCCCGACGGCGAGCGCCCGCCCTACCTGGTGCACGTGCACGGCGGCCCCACCGGCCGCGTGTCCGGTGACCTCGACCTGGACTTCGCCTACTTCACCAGCCGCGGCATCGGGATCGTCGCGGTCAACTACGGCGGCTCGGTCGGCTACGGACGCGCCTACCGGGAACGGCTGCGGGAACAGTGGGGCGTGGTCGACGTGCGGGACTGCGCCTCCGTCGCCGAAGCGCTCGCGGCCGAGGGCACCGCCGACCCGGCGCGGCTCGCGATCCGCGGCGGCAGCGCGGGCGGCTACACCTCGGCGGCGTCCATGACGAGCGTGACCACCTACCGCGCGGCGACGATCAAGTACCCGATCCTCGACCTGGCCGAGTGGACCGGCGACGGCGGCGAGACCCACGACTTCGAGTCGCAGTACGTGCTCGGACTCGTCGGGCCGCTGCCGCAGACGCGGGAGCGCTACGTGGAGCGGTCGCCGCTGCGGCACGCCGCCCGGCTGGCCGGGCCGGTGCTGCTCCTGCAGGGGCTCGACGACCAGATCTGCCCGCCCGAGCAGGCCGACCGGTTCGTCGCCGCGCTCTCCGGCAGCGGCATCCCGCACGCCTACCTGACCTTCGAGGGCGAGCAGCACGGGTTCCGGCGCGCCGAGACCATGATCGCCGCGCTGGAGGCCGAGCTGTCGTTCTACGGGCAGGTGTTCGGCTTCGCCACGCCCGGGGTGCCGAAGCTGGAGCTGCGCTCGTGA
- a CDS encoding LD-carboxypeptidase, with the protein MKTVALVAPAGPVAPERLERALAVLGSWGLRVRNLVKPGSRHASYLADTDAARAELFTEAWLDPEVDAVLAARGGYGTQRMLDLLDWPALRRAGAKVFAGSSDVTALHAAIHQHLGQPTLFSPMPAGDYWDDAGGTGLRQALFEPGPVTLPGTEALVAGTARGRLTGGNLSLLASSVGTPEQGGARGAIVVLEDVTEPVYRLDRMLTQLLRSGWFDGVAGIVLGTWTRCGDPVQVRELMLDRLAPLGVPVLAGVRFGHVEGSLTVPLGVEAVLETEALRVVTGAA; encoded by the coding sequence GTGAAGACCGTCGCCCTGGTCGCGCCCGCCGGGCCGGTCGCCCCGGAGCGGCTGGAGCGGGCGCTGGCCGTGCTCGGCTCGTGGGGGCTGCGGGTGCGCAACCTCGTCAAGCCCGGTTCGCGGCACGCCTCCTACCTGGCCGACACCGACGCGGCGCGGGCGGAACTGTTCACCGAGGCGTGGCTGGACCCGGAAGTGGACGCGGTGCTCGCGGCGCGCGGCGGCTACGGCACACAGCGGATGCTGGACCTGCTCGACTGGCCCGCACTGCGCCGCGCCGGGGCGAAGGTGTTCGCCGGGTCAAGCGACGTGACGGCGCTGCACGCGGCGATCCACCAGCACCTGGGCCAGCCGACGTTGTTCTCGCCGATGCCCGCAGGTGACTACTGGGACGACGCCGGCGGTACGGGCTTGCGCCAAGCCCTGTTCGAGCCGGGACCGGTGACGCTGCCCGGCACCGAGGCGCTGGTCGCGGGCACCGCGCGGGGCAGGCTGACCGGCGGGAACCTGAGCCTGCTCGCCTCCAGCGTCGGCACACCCGAGCAGGGCGGCGCGCGGGGCGCGATCGTGGTGCTCGAGGACGTGACGGAGCCCGTGTACCGGCTGGACCGGATGCTCACGCAGCTGCTGCGCTCCGGCTGGTTCGACGGCGTGGCCGGGATCGTGCTGGGCACGTGGACCCGGTGCGGCGACCCGGTGCAGGTGCGGGAGCTGATGCTGGACCGCCTGGCGCCGCTGGGGGTGCCGGTGCTCGCCGGGGTGCGGTTCGGGCACGTCGAGGGGTCGCTGACGGTGCCGCTCGGGGTCGAGGCCGTGCTGGAGACCGAAGCGCTGCGGGTGGTGACCGGTGCGGCTTGA
- a CDS encoding DUF3097 domain-containing protein, producing the protein MRSHSYDDILAGPRRRKIPEVVAERGLVVEEPGSGFCGAVVRFEHGNVVLEDRHGRHRVFPLEPAGFLLEGKPVTLVRPKAAPPSPASARSASGSVKVQGLRARTARDSRIWVEGKHDAELVERVWGHDLRVEGVVVEPLDGVDVLAEAIEEFGTGPGRRLGVLVDHLVPGSKESRLVDAIRDEHVLVTGHPYVDVWQAVKPSAVGIRAWPAVPRGTPWKEGVCAALGWGETYEGWQRVLDSVSSFRDLETPLIGAVERLIDFVTDPEG; encoded by the coding sequence GTGCGCTCCCACAGCTATGACGACATCCTCGCCGGCCCGCGCAGACGCAAGATCCCCGAGGTCGTGGCGGAGCGCGGGCTGGTGGTCGAGGAACCGGGAAGCGGTTTCTGCGGCGCGGTGGTCCGGTTCGAGCACGGCAACGTCGTGCTGGAGGACCGCCACGGCCGGCACCGCGTGTTCCCGCTGGAGCCCGCCGGGTTCCTGCTCGAGGGCAAGCCGGTGACGCTGGTACGGCCGAAGGCCGCGCCGCCGTCACCGGCTTCGGCGCGTTCGGCGTCCGGGTCGGTGAAGGTGCAGGGGCTGCGGGCCCGCACCGCGCGCGACTCGCGCATCTGGGTCGAGGGCAAGCACGACGCCGAACTGGTGGAACGCGTGTGGGGGCACGACCTGCGCGTCGAGGGCGTCGTCGTGGAACCGCTCGACGGCGTGGACGTGCTCGCCGAAGCGATCGAGGAGTTCGGCACCGGCCCCGGCAGGCGGCTGGGCGTCCTGGTCGACCACCTGGTGCCGGGCAGCAAGGAATCCCGCCTGGTGGACGCGATCCGCGACGAGCACGTGCTGGTCACCGGCCACCCCTACGTCGACGTGTGGCAGGCGGTGAAACCGTCCGCGGTCGGCATCCGGGCGTGGCCGGCGGTGCCGCGCGGCACGCCGTGGAAGGAGGGCGTGTGCGCGGCGCTGGGCTGGGGCGAGACCTACGAGGGCTGGCAGCGGGTGCTGGACTCGGTGAGCAGCTTCCGCGACCTGGAGACGCCGCTGATCGGCGCCGTCGAGCGGCTGATCGACTTCGTGACCGACCCGGAAGGCTGA